Proteins encoded in a region of the Leifsonia sp. PS1209 genome:
- a CDS encoding glycoside hydrolase family 15 protein: MPTTFTPQTALAGIADLAASGHRLIAALQTPEGAYPASPTFSAYAGYCWFRDGSFIADGVSSYGDEASATAFFDWCARVLTARADHIHWIVNETRAGRPPAGEHMLPARFTYDGQDGTDEWWDFQLDGYGTWLWALVAHAERHGVDLSGWREAAELTVDYLTSSWDRPCYDWWEEHSESVHVSTLACVSAGLDAAVRAGLVSGTRAEEATAASRAIREVVAERGVRDGHLTKWLGVATVDGSLAAAIAPLGMLDARSALAAATIDALERQLTVDGGVHRYLGDTFYGGGRWPILSCFLGLAHAAAGERERAAELLAWAASTATADLDLPEQVDGHLIAPGMRQEWLDRWGAVATPLLWSHAMLIRLAVELDPTLTSLTSLTSLPEGPTR; this comes from the coding sequence GTGCCCACCACCTTCACCCCGCAGACCGCGCTCGCCGGGATCGCGGACCTCGCCGCCTCCGGCCACCGCCTGATCGCGGCGCTGCAGACGCCGGAAGGCGCATACCCGGCGAGTCCCACGTTCTCCGCATACGCCGGATACTGCTGGTTCCGCGACGGATCGTTCATCGCGGATGGCGTCTCCTCCTACGGCGACGAGGCATCGGCGACGGCCTTCTTCGACTGGTGCGCGCGGGTGCTCACGGCGCGGGCGGACCACATCCACTGGATCGTCAACGAGACCAGGGCAGGACGACCGCCGGCCGGGGAGCACATGCTTCCCGCGCGGTTCACGTACGACGGCCAGGACGGCACCGACGAGTGGTGGGACTTCCAGCTCGACGGTTACGGCACCTGGCTGTGGGCGCTCGTCGCCCACGCCGAGCGGCACGGCGTCGACCTCTCCGGCTGGCGCGAAGCGGCCGAGCTGACGGTCGACTACCTCACCAGCTCCTGGGACCGCCCGTGCTACGACTGGTGGGAGGAGCACAGCGAGTCCGTGCACGTCTCCACGCTGGCCTGCGTCTCGGCCGGGTTGGACGCCGCGGTGCGCGCCGGCCTGGTGAGCGGCACGCGCGCCGAGGAGGCGACGGCCGCATCCCGGGCCATCCGCGAGGTCGTCGCTGAGCGGGGCGTGCGCGACGGCCACCTGACCAAATGGCTCGGCGTCGCCACCGTCGACGGCAGCCTTGCAGCAGCCATCGCCCCGCTCGGGATGCTGGACGCGCGCTCGGCGCTCGCCGCTGCAACCATCGACGCCCTGGAGCGGCAGCTCACGGTCGACGGCGGCGTGCACCGCTACCTCGGCGACACCTTCTACGGCGGAGGCCGCTGGCCCATCCTCAGCTGCTTCCTCGGCCTGGCGCACGCCGCGGCGGGCGAGCGGGAGCGCGCGGCGGAACTGCTCGCGTGGGCGGCATCGACGGCCACCGCCGACCTCGACCTCCCCGAGCAGGTCGACGGCCACCTGATCGCCCCCGGCATGCGCCAGGAGTGGCTCGACCGCTGGGGCGCCGTCGCCACCCCGCTGCTGTGGAGCCACGCCATGCTCATCCGTCTCGCCGTCGAACTCGACCCGACTCTCACCTCGCTTACGTCGCTCACGTCGCTCCCGGAAGGACCCACCCGATGA
- a CDS encoding sugar ABC transporter substrate-binding protein, whose protein sequence is MNKKLAATAALAVAALATVGMSGCSASGSDGGKTTITYSNFISNGGNEKNLATIVSAFEKANPDITVKVSTTDYANYFTKLQTDLSAGTQSDVFDVDLGSYGNLQADGVLAPLDGVDAKAYRTSVLDTYKTDGKQYGLPTSFSNVVLFYNKDLFDKAGVSYPTDSWTWADEEAAAKKLTDKAAGVWGDYQPITYNEYYKTVQQAGGSFLTKDGKKSAFDSDAGTKAADWLAGKSGVTMPSAADGAGTPDFDSNLFKDGKLAMWHTGIWMFSTLGKLPFGWDVAVEPGDTQKASATFSNAVAVSNDSKHKDAAQKFATYLSSSKTMVDVRLKAGWELPAISDESLLKPYLTAGTPENRKAVFDSLEHIATAPNLGSNSQKIQDDVTNALGEIAAGRSKTADTIPATAKQVDALLK, encoded by the coding sequence ATGAACAAGAAACTCGCCGCGACCGCAGCACTCGCGGTCGCCGCCCTCGCCACCGTCGGGATGAGTGGATGCAGCGCATCCGGCTCCGACGGAGGGAAGACGACCATCACATACTCGAACTTCATCTCCAACGGCGGCAACGAGAAGAACCTCGCCACCATCGTGAGCGCGTTCGAGAAGGCCAACCCGGACATCACCGTCAAGGTGTCGACCACCGACTACGCCAACTACTTCACCAAGCTGCAGACCGACCTCTCGGCCGGTACGCAGTCCGACGTGTTCGACGTGGACCTCGGCAGCTACGGCAACCTGCAGGCGGACGGCGTGCTCGCGCCGCTCGACGGTGTGGATGCCAAGGCGTACCGCACCTCGGTGCTCGACACCTACAAGACGGACGGCAAGCAGTACGGCCTGCCCACCTCGTTCTCCAACGTGGTGCTCTTCTACAACAAGGACCTCTTCGACAAGGCGGGCGTCTCATACCCGACGGACTCGTGGACCTGGGCGGACGAGGAGGCTGCGGCCAAGAAGCTGACCGACAAGGCGGCCGGCGTCTGGGGCGACTATCAGCCGATCACGTACAACGAGTACTACAAGACCGTGCAGCAGGCCGGCGGGTCGTTCCTCACCAAGGACGGCAAGAAGTCGGCGTTCGACTCCGACGCCGGCACGAAGGCCGCGGACTGGCTCGCCGGCAAGAGCGGCGTGACCATGCCGTCCGCCGCCGACGGAGCAGGCACCCCGGACTTCGACTCCAACCTGTTCAAGGACGGCAAGCTCGCGATGTGGCACACCGGCATCTGGATGTTCAGCACCCTCGGGAAGCTGCCGTTCGGCTGGGACGTCGCGGTCGAGCCGGGTGACACCCAGAAGGCCAGCGCCACGTTCTCCAACGCGGTCGCCGTCTCCAACGACTCCAAGCACAAGGACGCAGCGCAGAAGTTCGCGACCTACCTGTCCAGCTCGAAGACGATGGTGGATGTGCGGCTCAAGGCGGGCTGGGAGCTCCCGGCCATCTCGGACGAGTCCCTGCTGAAGCCGTACCTCACCGCCGGCACCCCGGAGAACCGCAAGGCCGTGTTCGACTCGCTGGAGCACATCGCCACCGCGCCGAACCTGGGCTCCAACTCGCAGAAGATCCAGGACGACGTGACCAACGCGCTCGGCGAGATCGCGGCGGGCAGGTCCAAGACCGCCGACACCATCCCGGCGACGGCGAAGCAGGTCGACGCGCTGCTCAAGTAG
- a CDS encoding carbohydrate ABC transporter permease, translated as MRSPVAKVSLYTAVILGALIMVFPFVWTIVTSISPGASLTSTPKLIPDNPSFAPYAELFQRVPFGQVIVNSLVIAVVSTLFQLVTSSMAAYVFARMPFRGRGAIFVLYLATMMIPFQVLIVPLFVEMKSLGLINTYAGAILPTVASAFGVFLLRQAISTVPYELDQAATLDGAGHFRVFFQIVLPLVRPALATLAVFGFLNTWNSFLWPLIILRDPLMQTLPVALSSLQGQYSTQWDVLMAGSVVSIIPMFALYLFAQKYIVQGVAGTGLK; from the coding sequence ATGCGTAGTCCCGTCGCGAAAGTGTCGCTGTACACGGCCGTCATCCTGGGCGCGCTGATCATGGTGTTCCCGTTCGTCTGGACGATCGTCACGTCGATCAGCCCGGGCGCGAGCCTCACCAGCACGCCCAAGCTCATCCCGGACAACCCGTCGTTCGCGCCGTACGCCGAGCTGTTCCAGCGGGTGCCGTTCGGGCAGGTCATCGTCAACAGCCTGGTGATCGCCGTGGTGAGCACGCTGTTCCAGCTGGTCACCAGCTCGATGGCGGCGTACGTGTTCGCCCGGATGCCGTTCCGCGGCCGCGGTGCGATCTTCGTGCTCTACCTGGCGACCATGATGATCCCGTTCCAGGTGCTCATCGTGCCGCTGTTCGTGGAGATGAAGTCGCTCGGCCTCATCAACACGTATGCGGGCGCCATCCTGCCCACCGTCGCGTCGGCCTTCGGGGTGTTCCTGCTGCGGCAGGCGATCAGCACGGTCCCGTACGAGCTCGACCAGGCGGCCACGCTGGATGGGGCCGGCCACTTCCGGGTGTTCTTCCAGATCGTGCTCCCCCTGGTGCGCCCGGCGCTCGCCACGCTCGCGGTGTTCGGCTTCCTGAACACCTGGAACAGCTTCCTCTGGCCGCTCATCATCCTGCGCGACCCGCTGATGCAGACGCTCCCGGTGGCGCTGTCGAGCCTGCAGGGGCAGTACTCCACCCAGTGGGACGTGCTCATGGCCGGCTCGGTCGTCAGCATCATCCCGATGTTCGCGCTCTACCTCTTCGCCCAGAAGTACATCGTCCAGGGCGTCGCCGGCACCGGCCTGAAATAG
- a CDS encoding sugar ABC transporter permease → MTVSGISPVGAPPSASGAASGADGRRAARTPSGGRGSSSRPGRRPGRKRLSYFLIVAIFLLPSLIPLLAFTIGPMIAAAWTSFHEWNLIGPMKWVGFDNYATLVSDPGTQQAFLHTLYYIVGYLPLVYVGGLGLALALNSRIKGRAFLRGVYFLPVVTSWVVVALVWRWLLNPSVGIVNWALSLIGIDGPGWWADPAWSMPSIILASAWKDLGFVMVILLAGLQTINPDLYEAAEIDGAGWWRRLFSITLPMLSPSTFFVIVLSLINGFQVFDQVFVMTGGGPNNSSRVVVQQVYDLTFRYGQAGMASALSWLLFIVILIVTLIQFLGQKKWVNYA, encoded by the coding sequence ATGACCGTCTCGGGCATCAGCCCGGTCGGGGCGCCGCCGAGCGCATCCGGTGCTGCGAGCGGAGCAGACGGCCGGCGGGCCGCGCGCACCCCGTCCGGCGGGCGCGGAAGCAGCAGCCGCCCCGGTCGCCGGCCAGGCAGGAAGCGCCTCTCCTACTTCCTCATCGTCGCGATCTTCCTGCTGCCGAGCCTCATCCCGCTGCTGGCCTTCACCATCGGCCCGATGATCGCCGCCGCGTGGACGAGCTTCCACGAGTGGAACCTGATCGGCCCGATGAAGTGGGTCGGCTTCGACAACTACGCCACCCTCGTCAGCGACCCCGGCACGCAGCAGGCCTTCCTGCACACGCTCTACTACATCGTCGGCTACCTGCCGCTCGTCTACGTCGGCGGTCTGGGCCTGGCCCTCGCGCTCAACAGCAGGATCAAGGGGCGCGCGTTCCTCCGCGGCGTCTACTTCCTGCCGGTGGTCACCAGCTGGGTAGTCGTCGCGCTGGTCTGGCGCTGGCTGCTCAACCCCAGCGTCGGCATCGTCAACTGGGCGCTGTCGCTGATCGGGATCGACGGGCCCGGCTGGTGGGCGGACCCCGCCTGGTCGATGCCGTCGATCATCCTGGCCTCGGCGTGGAAGGACCTCGGCTTCGTCATGGTCATCCTGCTGGCCGGGCTGCAGACCATCAACCCCGACCTCTACGAAGCAGCGGAGATCGACGGCGCCGGATGGTGGCGGCGGCTGTTCAGCATCACCCTCCCGATGCTCTCCCCCTCCACCTTCTTCGTCATCGTGCTCTCCCTCATCAACGGCTTCCAGGTCTTCGACCAGGTGTTCGTGATGACGGGCGGCGGACCGAACAACTCGAGCCGCGTCGTGGTGCAGCAGGTCTACGACCTCACCTTCCGCTACGGGCAGGCCGGCATGGCGTCCGCGCTCTCCTGGCTGCTGTTCATCGTGATCCTGATCGTCACGCTCATCCAGTTCCTCGGCCAGAAGAAGTGGGTGAACTATGCGTAG
- a CDS encoding ROK family transcriptional regulator, whose amino-acid sequence MALTSPSRTDVNRTAILARLGGQGPASRADLARMLGVSPALVTQLTRDLLAEGLIEELDTSTSQGGGRPARMLGVVARTACAIGVKVVADHVAFVEVGIDGSVLRSATEPFDAMSPLATSALIELARTFIEAGGDNRLLGIGVGIPGTVDEQGIGVVDSTQLRWNQVPLGASLRRALDLPVVVENNVNALSVAERLFGQGRDCADFLVVTIGTGVGAGIVSGGSILRGRAGGAGDIGHIPVAEGGPLCQCGNHGCLEAFVGESALVATAVRDGVVNDGADIRDVREAADAGNAAAVRVFDDAGRLLGRTLAGVVNMLDPELVVILGEGVEAWDHWSPSFEPALRASLVPGKRGVEVAVETWQDDRWAQGAAALVLATPFDTHGVAGEQGRLMRERLVSSAGVRP is encoded by the coding sequence ATGGCGCTCACATCTCCCTCACGCACCGACGTGAACCGCACGGCGATCCTGGCCCGCCTCGGCGGCCAGGGGCCGGCCTCTCGCGCCGACCTGGCGCGCATGCTCGGCGTCTCGCCCGCTCTCGTCACCCAGCTCACCCGCGACCTGCTCGCGGAGGGACTCATCGAGGAGCTCGACACCTCCACCTCGCAGGGCGGGGGACGCCCGGCCAGGATGCTCGGCGTCGTCGCCCGCACCGCCTGCGCCATCGGGGTCAAGGTGGTCGCCGATCACGTCGCGTTCGTGGAGGTGGGCATCGACGGCTCCGTGCTCCGCTCGGCCACCGAGCCGTTCGACGCGATGTCGCCGCTCGCGACCTCCGCGCTCATCGAACTCGCCCGCACCTTCATCGAGGCGGGAGGGGACAACCGGCTGCTCGGCATCGGCGTCGGCATCCCCGGCACTGTGGACGAGCAGGGGATCGGCGTCGTGGACTCCACCCAGCTGCGCTGGAACCAGGTGCCGCTCGGCGCGTCGCTCCGCCGGGCGCTCGACCTGCCCGTCGTCGTCGAGAACAACGTCAACGCGCTCAGCGTCGCCGAGCGGCTGTTCGGGCAGGGGCGCGACTGCGCCGACTTCCTGGTGGTCACCATCGGCACCGGCGTCGGGGCCGGCATCGTGTCCGGCGGCTCGATCCTGCGCGGCAGGGCCGGCGGAGCAGGCGACATCGGCCACATTCCCGTCGCGGAGGGCGGCCCGCTCTGCCAGTGCGGTAACCACGGCTGCCTCGAAGCGTTCGTGGGGGAGAGTGCGCTGGTCGCCACCGCCGTGCGGGACGGCGTCGTGAACGACGGCGCGGACATCCGGGATGTGCGCGAAGCAGCAGACGCCGGGAACGCCGCGGCCGTGCGCGTGTTCGACGACGCCGGCCGGCTGCTCGGGCGCACGCTCGCCGGTGTGGTGAACATGCTCGACCCCGAGCTCGTCGTGATCCTCGGCGAGGGCGTAGAGGCGTGGGACCACTGGTCGCCGTCGTTCGAGCCCGCACTGCGCGCATCCCTCGTCCCCGGCAAGCGCGGGGTCGAGGTGGCCGTCGAGACCTGGCAGGACGACCGCTGGGCGCAGGGCGCAGCGGCGCTCGTGCTCGCGACCCCGTTCGATACCCACGGGGTGGCGGGAGAGCAGGGACGCCTGATGCGCGAGCGTCTGGTGTCGAGCGCGGGGGTGCGGCCATGA
- a CDS encoding P1 family peptidase: MTAQPRLRLADLGVTLGPHPRGRHNAITDVPGVLVGHSTVHTDRLNTGVTAIVPEVIGADRRWIPAGLAVGNGYGKLVGATQLQELGAIETPILLTSTLSAYRVADALLGHMLSRPGYETTTTLNPVVGETNDGFLSDIRSRPLGTQHVEEALASATSGPVAEGSVGAGSGTVALGFKGGIGTSSRTVTVGDARHTVGAVVQSNFSGTLSIAGVPMPSAELVPGPTAETVGNSCMIVVATDAPLDARQLARGARRAVFAMRGVGADFAQGSGDYAIAFSVGQAAPPDDALLSPLFQATMDAVEEALVNSLLAATTQSHADGHIAHAIPLPAVRERLAAAGVVRVMDSNV; this comes from the coding sequence ATGACGGCGCAGCCCCGTCTCCGCCTCGCGGATCTCGGCGTCACCCTCGGCCCCCATCCCCGTGGGCGGCACAACGCGATCACCGATGTGCCCGGCGTCCTCGTCGGCCACTCCACCGTCCACACCGACCGGCTGAACACCGGCGTGACCGCGATCGTCCCCGAGGTCATCGGCGCTGACCGGCGGTGGATTCCCGCCGGTCTGGCCGTCGGGAACGGCTACGGCAAACTCGTCGGCGCGACACAGCTCCAGGAGCTCGGCGCCATCGAGACGCCCATCCTCCTCACCAGCACGCTCTCCGCGTACCGGGTCGCCGACGCCCTCCTCGGGCACATGCTGTCGCGACCCGGCTACGAGACGACCACGACCCTCAACCCCGTCGTCGGCGAGACGAACGACGGCTTCCTCTCCGACATCCGCTCCCGTCCCCTCGGAACGCAGCACGTCGAGGAGGCGCTCGCGTCGGCCACCTCCGGTCCCGTCGCCGAGGGCAGCGTCGGCGCCGGGTCGGGCACCGTCGCCCTCGGTTTCAAGGGCGGCATCGGCACCTCGTCCAGGACGGTGACTGTGGGAGACGCCCGGCACACCGTCGGCGCGGTCGTGCAATCGAACTTCAGCGGAACGCTCTCGATCGCGGGTGTCCCGATGCCGTCAGCAGAGCTCGTCCCCGGCCCGACCGCGGAGACCGTCGGCAACTCGTGCATGATCGTCGTCGCGACCGACGCGCCGCTCGACGCACGGCAGCTCGCCCGCGGCGCCCGGCGTGCCGTCTTCGCGATGCGGGGCGTGGGAGCCGATTTCGCCCAGGGCAGCGGCGACTACGCCATCGCGTTCTCCGTCGGCCAGGCCGCGCCGCCCGACGACGCCCTGCTCTCTCCGCTGTTCCAGGCGACGATGGATGCGGTCGAGGAGGCCCTCGTGAATTCCCTCCTCGCCGCGACCACGCAGTCCCACGCCGACGGCCACATCGCTCACGCCATCCCGCTGCCGGCGGTGCGCGAGCGGCTCGCCGCGGCCGGCGTCGTCCGCGTCATGGATTCGAACGTATAG
- a CDS encoding serine hydrolase domain-containing protein produces MTGDAEGSALADLVSHARDALAARLDTPTLRRAPASIAAVVHRGRVVAVSTHGQPRRDGAATAESTVFRIASMSKSFLGATALALRDDGLLDLHAPATEYIPELAAAHAGDALVTLDALLSNRAGLAEDNAWGDRRLGASRAELAAVVAAGLTPSTQPGTEYQYSNIGISLIGRAIEAVTGREVEAVVRERMLDPLGLTDTRAAADLYPAGSDLAGGFRTFDDGATFAPEPYVGSGALACIGSLFSTVRDIAVWAGFLGSAFDAKTADADGTTVLSASSRRELQTARTLIPIGAPSVGRELDGLGYGYGLVVEHDRRFGRIVQHAGGLPGFSSHMRWQPATGIGVVVFGNSDAFGAGRIATDVLTDVLTRVDAPAAVVRPWPETLDAARRIDELVAADRPLSDAAGILASNVLLDVPESVRAERLAAALAEVGPIRADAAPFADRIVAAADRSALRWVVPCERGALVCDVHLVGLREPVVQEFTIQVAGEGGRKPRDEAARVTDHHQVEREGAR; encoded by the coding sequence ATGACCGGCGATGCCGAGGGCTCAGCGCTCGCCGACCTCGTCTCTCACGCCCGGGACGCGCTCGCCGCGCGACTCGACACGCCCACGCTGCGGCGGGCACCCGCATCCATTGCCGCTGTCGTGCACCGGGGCCGCGTCGTCGCCGTGAGCACGCACGGCCAGCCGCGCCGCGACGGTGCCGCGACCGCGGAGAGCACCGTCTTCCGGATCGCGTCGATGTCGAAGAGCTTCCTCGGGGCCACCGCCCTCGCGCTGCGCGACGACGGCCTGCTCGACCTGCACGCGCCGGCGACCGAGTACATCCCCGAACTCGCCGCTGCGCACGCGGGGGATGCATTGGTCACGCTCGACGCACTCCTGTCGAACCGGGCCGGCCTCGCCGAGGACAACGCGTGGGGGGACCGCCGGCTCGGCGCATCCCGAGCGGAACTGGCGGCCGTCGTCGCCGCCGGGCTGACGCCGTCCACCCAGCCGGGCACCGAGTACCAGTACTCCAACATCGGGATCTCGCTCATCGGCCGGGCCATCGAGGCCGTCACCGGGCGCGAGGTCGAGGCGGTGGTGCGCGAGCGGATGCTCGATCCGCTCGGACTCACAGACACCCGCGCCGCTGCCGACCTCTATCCGGCCGGCAGCGACCTCGCCGGCGGGTTCCGCACCTTCGACGACGGAGCGACGTTCGCGCCGGAACCATACGTCGGCTCCGGCGCGCTGGCCTGCATCGGCAGCCTGTTCAGCACCGTGCGGGACATCGCGGTGTGGGCAGGCTTCCTCGGCTCGGCGTTCGACGCCAAGACCGCCGACGCCGACGGCACCACCGTGCTGAGTGCGTCCTCCCGGCGGGAGCTGCAGACGGCGCGCACCCTGATCCCCATTGGAGCGCCCTCGGTCGGGCGCGAGCTCGACGGCCTCGGATACGGCTACGGCCTGGTGGTCGAGCACGACAGGCGCTTCGGCCGCATCGTGCAGCACGCCGGGGGTCTCCCCGGATTCTCGTCGCACATGCGCTGGCAGCCGGCCACCGGCATCGGCGTGGTCGTCTTCGGCAACTCGGACGCCTTCGGTGCCGGCCGCATCGCCACCGACGTCCTCACCGACGTGCTCACCCGTGTGGATGCGCCTGCGGCCGTCGTGCGCCCCTGGCCGGAGACACTGGATGCGGCCCGCCGGATCGACGAGCTCGTCGCCGCCGACCGTCCCCTCTCCGACGCGGCGGGCATTCTCGCCTCCAACGTGTTGCTGGATGTGCCGGAGAGCGTGCGCGCAGAACGGCTCGCTGCCGCGCTCGCCGAGGTCGGGCCCATCCGGGCGGACGCGGCGCCGTTCGCCGACCGCATCGTCGCCGCCGCCGATCGTTCGGCGCTTCGCTGGGTCGTCCCGTGCGAGCGCGGCGCCCTCGTGTGCGACGTGCACCTCGTCGGCCTGCGCGAGCCCGTCGTGCAGGAGTTCACGATCCAGGTGGCCGGGGAGGGTGGACGCAAGCCGCGCGACGAGGCCGCGCGCGTGACCGACCACCACCAGGTCGAACGGGAGGGTGCGCGATGA
- a CDS encoding membrane dipeptidase: MTAKIPVVDGHNDLAWARREHHGYTVAALDASCPDLHTDLPRLAAGGVGGQFWSVWVDPVLQGAEQVTATLEQIDFVHRLVQAYPEQLRFARTADDVRAAMADGRIASLIGVEGGDQFNGSLAVLRQFARLGARYVTLTWSRTTDWADSATDEARHGGLTDFGREVVREMNRIGVVVDLAHVAPSTMRDALAVSTRPVMVSHSCALALCDHPRNVPDDVLAAIGAVGGVVMVAFVPSFLSPARAAWVRGGEQGEAPPVGIADVADHIEHVRDIAGVHAVGLGADYDGTDSMPAGLGDVSRYQDLLDELRTRGWSEQELTALAHENVLRVLEASDPDHLAFLDGSAPPPRAAALTPAVDAAAREATAVDAAARDAAARDAAARDAQQPREPDAAPRVLVVVNAKESAPRRLGRWLEEQGIVVEPVLGTDGLPESLDGYAGLVMLGGGLMPDDDARAPWLAQERALALEAIDADLPTLGICLGGQILAHVAGGEVRAAFGPKERGATVISTSDAGRADRVIGGLGSSAPMIENHQDMITELPPAAVLLGSSDAVDIQAFRLGERVYGLQFHPEVGAHDLLRWKEPTTPAPGDRPVAELIEEARGVDEENTQASHALVSGFADHVHSFARERTAR, from the coding sequence ATGACAGCGAAGATCCCCGTCGTCGACGGCCACAACGACCTCGCCTGGGCTCGTCGCGAGCACCACGGATACACGGTCGCCGCACTGGATGCGTCCTGCCCCGACCTCCACACCGACCTCCCACGCCTCGCGGCCGGCGGGGTCGGCGGCCAGTTCTGGTCGGTCTGGGTCGACCCTGTGCTGCAGGGGGCGGAGCAGGTGACCGCGACGCTGGAGCAGATCGACTTCGTCCACCGGCTGGTGCAGGCCTATCCGGAGCAGCTGCGGTTCGCGCGCACGGCGGACGACGTGCGCGCGGCGATGGCCGATGGCCGCATCGCGTCGCTGATCGGCGTGGAGGGCGGCGACCAGTTCAACGGTTCGCTGGCGGTTCTCCGGCAGTTCGCCCGCCTCGGGGCACGGTACGTCACGCTGACGTGGTCGCGCACGACGGACTGGGCGGACTCCGCCACCGACGAGGCGCGCCACGGCGGCCTGACCGATTTCGGTCGTGAGGTGGTGCGCGAGATGAACCGCATCGGTGTGGTGGTCGATCTCGCGCACGTCGCGCCATCCACGATGCGCGACGCCCTGGCGGTCTCCACGCGCCCGGTCATGGTGAGCCATTCCTGTGCGCTCGCGCTGTGCGACCATCCGCGCAACGTTCCGGACGACGTGCTGGCCGCGATCGGCGCGGTCGGCGGTGTGGTGATGGTGGCGTTCGTCCCGTCGTTCCTGTCCCCGGCTCGCGCCGCGTGGGTGCGCGGCGGCGAGCAGGGGGAGGCGCCGCCGGTCGGCATCGCGGACGTCGCTGACCACATCGAGCATGTGCGCGACATCGCGGGCGTCCACGCGGTCGGCCTCGGCGCGGACTACGACGGCACCGATTCCATGCCGGCCGGACTCGGGGACGTCTCGCGCTACCAGGACCTCCTCGACGAGTTGCGCACGCGCGGCTGGTCGGAGCAAGAGCTCACGGCGCTGGCCCACGAGAACGTGTTGCGCGTGCTCGAAGCGTCCGACCCGGACCACCTCGCCTTCCTGGACGGTTCGGCGCCGCCCCCGCGGGCCGCTGCGCTGACCCCGGCAGTGGATGCAGCGGCGCGGGAAGCGACGGCGGTGGATGCAGCGGCGCGGGATGCGGCTGCGCGGGATGCGGCAGCTCGGGATGCGCAGCAACCGCGCGAACCGGATGCTGCCCCGCGGGTGCTCGTGGTCGTCAACGCGAAGGAGTCGGCTCCTCGCCGCCTCGGCCGGTGGCTCGAGGAGCAGGGCATCGTCGTCGAGCCGGTGCTCGGAACCGACGGTCTGCCGGAGAGCCTCGACGGGTACGCCGGGCTCGTGATGCTCGGTGGTGGCCTGATGCCCGACGACGATGCGCGCGCTCCGTGGCTCGCGCAGGAGCGCGCTCTCGCGCTCGAGGCCATCGACGCCGACCTGCCGACACTGGGCATCTGTCTCGGCGGTCAGATCCTCGCCCATGTCGCCGGCGGGGAGGTGCGCGCGGCCTTCGGGCCGAAGGAGCGAGGGGCGACGGTCATCTCGACCTCGGACGCCGGTCGCGCTGATCGCGTCATCGGCGGACTCGGCTCGTCGGCGCCGATGATCGAGAACCACCAGGACATGATCACGGAGCTGCCGCCCGCCGCTGTGCTGCTCGGGTCGAGCGACGCCGTGGACATTCAGGCGTTCCGGCTGGGCGAGCGCGTCTACGGGCTGCAGTTCCACCCGGAGGTCGGCGCGCACGACCTGCTGCGCTGGAAGGAGCCGACCACCCCGGCGCCGGGCGACCGCCCCGTGGCGGAGCTGATCGAGGAGGCGCGTGGCGTGGACGAGGAGAACACGCAGGCCAGTCACGCACTCGTCAGCGGCTTCGCCGACCACGTGCACAGCTTCGCGCGGGAGCGGACGGCCCGATGA
- a CDS encoding aminodeoxychorismate lyase → MMTLTLHRLDLGSDAQAADCLTSIDPRSALLTATDLSATRGDGVFETVVVVDGVPQALDAHLDRFERSAAMLDLPAPRRDLWRLAVLAAADELREHTARGAVKFVMSRGDEAGEAVVPVPTGWAIGFAPDSRPGGTTPEVDVVLLDRGYRHDVAQTSPWLLQGAKTLSYAVNMAALREARRRGAQDVIFVSSDGYVLEGPNSTVIARIGGVYVTPPAELGVLPGTTQADVFSALSSGGDPVETRVIDVAELRAADAVWLCSSTRGAAPVRSLDGTPVPVDAHATDRMNDALNERTA, encoded by the coding sequence ATGATGACGCTCACTCTGCACCGCCTGGACCTCGGTTCCGACGCCCAGGCGGCGGACTGCCTGACCAGCATCGACCCGCGCTCCGCCCTCCTGACGGCCACAGACCTCTCGGCGACGCGCGGCGACGGCGTCTTCGAGACGGTGGTCGTGGTCGACGGTGTCCCGCAGGCGCTCGACGCGCACCTCGACCGCTTCGAGCGGTCGGCCGCCATGCTCGACCTTCCTGCGCCGCGCCGCGACCTGTGGAGACTCGCCGTCCTGGCGGCAGCCGACGAGCTCCGCGAGCACACCGCGCGGGGAGCCGTGAAGTTCGTGATGTCGCGAGGCGACGAGGCGGGGGAGGCCGTCGTGCCGGTGCCGACCGGCTGGGCCATCGGTTTCGCCCCGGACAGCCGCCCGGGAGGAACGACTCCGGAGGTGGATGTTGTGCTGCTCGACCGCGGCTACCGACACGACGTCGCGCAGACGTCCCCGTGGCTGCTGCAGGGCGCGAAGACCCTCTCGTATGCGGTCAACATGGCCGCCCTGCGCGAGGCCAGACGCCGCGGAGCCCAGGATGTGATCTTCGTCAGCAGCGACGGCTACGTTCTCGAAGGCCCGAACTCCACGGTCATCGCCAGGATCGGAGGTGTCTACGTGACGCCGCCCGCCGAGCTGGGGGTGCTGCCGGGCACCACGCAGGCCGACGTCTTCTCTGCGCTGTCGTCCGGGGGCGATCCGGTCGAGACCCGCGTCATCGACGTCGCAGAGCTCCGCGCGGCCGACGCCGTCTGGCTGTGTTCCAGCACGCGCGGCGCCGCCCCCGTGCGCTCCCTCGACGGCACTCCGGTGCCCGTCGACGCGCACGCCACCGACCGGATGAACGACGCACTGAACGAGCGGACGGCATGA